One Bufo gargarizans isolate SCDJY-AF-19 chromosome 4, ASM1485885v1, whole genome shotgun sequence DNA window includes the following coding sequences:
- the FAM131A gene encoding LOW QUALITY PROTEIN: protein FAM131A (The sequence of the model RefSeq protein was modified relative to this genomic sequence to represent the inferred CDS: deleted 1 base in 1 codon) → MALPLHVEDAGEMLPKSRRALTIHEITALARSSLHGISQVVKDHVTKPTAMAQGRVAHLIEWKGWSKPSDNPAALETHFNSYSHLSEGEQEARFAAGVAEQFAIAEAKLRAWSSVDGEDSTDDSYDEDLQPSLDHSQPADFLSPVQKDLVSSRICCCDSDSSRTLSPETLCSSLCSLDEEQLLLGSPAQTVEESLLMKPQTGLGPYDRLQDLECEDSSYSMSFSESCLSPSEDELISFPTLSRGSGVLTLRRKGSDVVSSGVVSLDEDEEEQP, encoded by the exons ATGGCACTACCT TTACACGTTGAAGACGCTGGTGAAATGTTACCCAAGTCTCGACGAGCCCTCACTATTCATGAAATCACAGCCCTCGCTCGCTCCTCTCTACACG GAATCTCACAGGTGGTAAAGGATCATGTGACCAAGCCTACAGCAATGGCTCAGGGACGCGTGGCTCATCTGATTGAGTGGAAGGGCTGGAGCAAACCCAGCGACAATCCTGCAGCTCTGGAGACTCACTTTAACTCATACTCACATTTAAGTGAGGGAGAACAGGAGGCCAGGTTTGCCGCAG GAGTAGCTGAGCAGTTTGCTATAGCAGAAGCTAAACTCCGTGCTTGGTCCTCTGTTGATGGTGAAGATTCCACAGACGATTCTTATGATGAGGATCTGCAGCCTTCCTTGGACCATTCTCAGCCTGCAG ATTTCCTCAGTCCAGTACAGAAGGATTTGGTGTCTTCTCGTATATGCTGCTGTGACAGCGACTCCTCACGTACCCTGTCTCCTGAAACTCTTTGCTCCAGTCTCTGCAGCTTAGATGAGGAACAGCTCCTCTTGGGATCTCCAGCTCAGACGGTTGAAGAGTCTTTACTAATGAAACCACAG ACAGGTCTAGGTCCATACGATCGTCTCCAAGATCTGGAATGTGAGGACTCTTCATATTCCATGTCCTTTTCTGAATCCTGTTTAAGTCCAAGCGAAGACGAGTTGATTTCTTTCCCTACACTGAGTCGAGGTTCTGGGGTTCTCACTCTGCGTAGGAAgggctctgatgtggtgtcttCTGGTGTGGTATCACTAGATGAAGATGAGGAGGAACAACCCTGA